One part of the Chthoniobacterales bacterium genome encodes these proteins:
- a CDS encoding molybdopterin-dependent oxidoreductase, translating to MSTATETAPPPVTLLNVQIDGVWHKIAKGTRVIEACSQAGKFIPRYCYHPKLSSPGNCRMCLVEMGMPKMTPERKIELGEDGFPVINWIPRPQISCAQDVAEGMGVRTDSPMVQECRKGVMEFLLINHPLDCPICDQAGECRLQEFSVEYGQSSSRFLEHKVKKPKNVQLGPRVTLDDERCILCSRCIRFMKEVANDDVLGFTDRGSHTTLSCHPDKVLDSNYSLNTVDLCPVGALTNTDFRFKMRVWFLKETKTIDVNCATGSNIIIGARENQIYRITPRENNDVNQNWLPDSHRLNFKYIHRDDRLLHPQTVQKGALANTTWADAISTAATQLKSIESGKIALIASGRMTNEELFLARRLADALGIKAIDILPRTGEPDGILIAADRNPNTAGAKLLGLTGERPGARLQAIAEGVRSSAIEGLILLGENAVAIGLAESDLTRLKTLVVLDILPNASTKHASIVLPGASFAEKRGSMINGKNRLQRLNQAIQTPGLAHDDWQILRDLIQAITGYNGIYTIEEVFSQMASKVPAFTGRSLSKIGDLGVQL from the coding sequence ATGAGCACCGCCACCGAAACTGCACCGCCACCCGTGACCCTCCTCAACGTCCAGATCGACGGCGTCTGGCATAAGATCGCCAAGGGCACCCGCGTCATCGAAGCCTGCTCGCAGGCGGGAAAATTCATCCCGCGCTACTGCTACCACCCGAAACTCAGCTCTCCTGGCAACTGCCGCATGTGTCTCGTCGAAATGGGCATGCCGAAGATGACACCCGAGCGCAAAATCGAACTCGGCGAGGACGGTTTCCCGGTCATTAACTGGATTCCGCGTCCGCAAATCTCCTGCGCCCAGGACGTTGCGGAAGGCATGGGAGTTAGAACCGATTCACCGATGGTCCAGGAATGCCGCAAGGGCGTCATGGAATTTCTCCTCATCAACCACCCGCTCGATTGCCCGATCTGCGACCAGGCCGGTGAATGCCGCCTCCAGGAATTTAGCGTGGAATACGGCCAGAGCAGCTCCCGTTTCCTCGAGCACAAAGTCAAAAAACCGAAAAACGTCCAGCTCGGGCCGCGCGTTACCCTCGACGACGAACGCTGCATCCTCTGCTCCCGCTGCATTCGCTTCATGAAAGAAGTCGCGAATGACGACGTCCTCGGCTTCACCGACCGCGGCAGCCACACCACCCTGAGCTGCCATCCCGACAAGGTACTCGACTCGAATTATTCCCTGAACACCGTCGATCTTTGCCCCGTCGGTGCGCTCACCAACACCGATTTTCGCTTCAAAATGCGCGTCTGGTTCCTCAAGGAAACCAAAACTATTGACGTCAATTGCGCCACCGGCTCCAACATCATCATCGGCGCTCGTGAAAACCAGATTTACCGCATCACCCCTCGTGAAAACAACGACGTGAACCAAAACTGGCTGCCCGACAGCCACCGGCTCAACTTCAAATACATTCACCGCGACGACCGTCTGCTCCACCCGCAGACCGTCCAGAAAGGCGCGCTCGCCAACACCACCTGGGCCGACGCCATTTCCACCGCCGCAACGCAGTTGAAGTCGATTGAGTCCGGAAAAATCGCCCTCATCGCCAGTGGCCGCATGACCAACGAAGAACTCTTCCTCGCCAGGCGCCTCGCCGACGCCCTCGGCATCAAAGCCATCGACATCCTGCCGCGCACCGGCGAGCCCGACGGCATCCTCATCGCCGCCGACCGCAACCCGAACACCGCCGGGGCGAAACTCCTCGGCCTCACCGGCGAAAGACCCGGTGCCCGCCTCCAGGCCATCGCCGAGGGCGTGAGATCCAGCGCCATCGAGGGCCTCATCCTCCTCGGGGAAAACGCCGTCGCCATCGGATTGGCAGAATCCGATCTAACTCGACTGAAAACTTTGGTCGTCCTCGACATTTTGCCCAATGCCTCCACGAAACACGCCAGCATCGTGTTGCCAGGGGCCAGTTTCGCCGAGAAACGCGGCTCCATGATCAACGGAAAAAACCGCCTGCAACGCCTCAACCAGGCCATCCAGACCCCCGGCCTCGCCCACGACGATTGGCAAATCCTCCGCGACCTCATTCAGGCGATCACCGGGTATAATGGCATCTACACCATCGAGGAAGTCTTCTCGCAGATGGCATCGAAAGTCCCCGCCTTCACCGGTCGCAGCCTCAGCAAGATCGGCGACCTCGGCGTGCAGCTTTAA
- a CDS encoding HAD-IA family hydrolase, producing MKALIFDYDGLVVDSEYPEYLSWKEVYAGYNVELTEQVWTSAVGSVNAFDPKSTLERSTGLAFDWVEINLERRRKLTERQLRQTILPGVRELMERGRAEGWRIGVASNSTFIWVDEGLKRLGLRDYVEALRTVDQVTSPKPHPEVYLRVLADLGATAGESLAFEDSQPGITAAKAAGLTVIAVPSALTRHQDLSLADRQVGSLAEFELPLAKRNGTAAAK from the coding sequence TTGAAGGCGCTGATATTTGATTACGACGGTTTGGTGGTGGATTCCGAATACCCGGAATACCTCTCGTGGAAGGAAGTTTACGCCGGCTACAACGTGGAATTGACCGAGCAGGTCTGGACCTCCGCCGTCGGCTCGGTGAACGCATTTGACCCCAAGTCCACTCTGGAACGCTCCACCGGACTCGCATTCGACTGGGTGGAAATCAACCTCGAGCGCCGCAGAAAACTCACGGAGCGTCAGTTGCGGCAGACAATTCTGCCCGGCGTTCGGGAGCTGATGGAACGGGGTCGCGCCGAGGGCTGGCGCATCGGAGTCGCGAGCAATTCGACTTTCATCTGGGTCGATGAGGGACTGAAGAGGCTCGGGTTGCGCGACTATGTCGAGGCGTTGCGAACGGTCGATCAAGTGACCTCGCCAAAGCCGCACCCGGAGGTGTATCTGCGCGTGCTGGCGGATCTCGGCGCGACGGCAGGCGAGTCGCTGGCGTTTGAGGATTCGCAACCCGGAATCACCGCCGCGAAAGCCGCCGGGCTGACCGTGATCGCCGTTCCATCGGCTCTGACGAGGCACCAGGATTTATCGCTGGCCGACAGGCAGGTGGGGAGTCTGGCGGAGTTTGAGCTGCCTCTGGCGAAACGGAATGGCACGGCGGCTGCTAAATAG
- a CDS encoding OsmC family protein has translation MVQIDISYEGGLHCTATHGPSGTVLTTDAPVDNQGKGESFSPTDLIATALGTCVATTMDIYARRKKIDLTGLRITVKKEMSAVAPRRIAKLETEMWLPLPLSADPERTLEKVAMSCPVHTSLSPNVALPVTVHYLAEVGN, from the coding sequence ATGGTTCAAATCGATATTTCCTACGAAGGCGGGCTGCATTGCACCGCGACACACGGGCCCTCGGGCACTGTTCTCACCACCGACGCTCCGGTCGATAACCAGGGAAAAGGCGAAAGTTTCTCCCCGACGGACCTCATCGCCACGGCGCTCGGCACCTGCGTGGCGACGACGATGGATATTTATGCCCGCCGCAAAAAGATTGATCTCACCGGGCTGCGGATCACGGTGAAAAAGGAAATGAGTGCCGTCGCGCCACGCCGCATCGCGAAGCTGGAGACGGAGATGTGGCTCCCGCTGCCGCTTTCCGCGGACCCGGAGCGCACGTTGGAAAAGGTGGCGATGTCCTGCCCCGTCCATACCAGCCTCAGTCCCAATGTAGCCCTGCCGGTGACGGTCCATTACCTCGCGGAAGTGGGGAATTAG
- a CDS encoding CAP domain-containing protein, translated as MRWSIFLTLVLCFSPLAGYAAGENTSVARGELDRNLLARLVVEETNRFRMSQGREALTMCPPLNMAAQGHAQAMAEEKFFAHRNPNDAGQRTLTDRIRGVGLETKAYAENIALTYSVDFRDMQAWSKSRHQTPAPAALEYTYRALAKSVVQQWVNSRGHRQNMLGRPYSQIGLGFATAQDSRGFERVYCVQTFCAPI; from the coding sequence ATGCGCTGGTCAATTTTCCTCACTCTCGTTCTCTGTTTCAGTCCGCTGGCCGGCTACGCGGCGGGTGAAAATACGTCGGTCGCCCGGGGCGAGTTGGATCGCAATCTCCTGGCCCGCCTCGTGGTGGAGGAGACGAATCGTTTTCGCATGAGCCAGGGACGGGAGGCGCTGACGATGTGCCCGCCGTTAAACATGGCCGCGCAAGGTCACGCCCAGGCGATGGCCGAGGAGAAGTTTTTTGCCCATCGCAACCCGAATGACGCAGGTCAGAGGACGCTCACCGACCGGATTCGTGGCGTGGGTTTGGAGACGAAGGCGTATGCGGAAAACATCGCGCTGACGTATTCGGTGGATTTCCGCGACATGCAGGCCTGGTCGAAAAGCCGGCACCAAACGCCCGCTCCAGCCGCCCTCGAATACACCTATCGCGCCCTCGCCAAAAGCGTGGTCCAGCAATGGGTTAACTCCCGCGGCCATCGCCAAAACATGCTCGGCAGACCGTATTCCCAGATCGGGCTCGGGTTTGCCACGGCGCAGGATAGCCGCGGGTTTGAGCGGGTCTATTGCGTGCAGACTTTCTGCGCTCCGATCTAG
- a CDS encoding molybdopterin-dependent oxidoreductase — GPTTFGLFSCSKTTNEMNYLAQKFARTVVGSNNIDSCNRTUHAPSVVGLATVFGMGGGTTSYREMEETDLVILWGSNARDAHPIFFHHVLKGIRNGAKLYVVDPRTSSSAQWAVPGNGHLQLHVGTDIPLANAMAREILAAGLENRSFIEHATSGFAELRRHLEPWTLERAEAVTGVPAAQIRELAHAYARADRAVICWTLGITEHHNAVDNVRALINLSLLTGHVGRYGSGVAPLRGQNNVQGGGDMGALPDRLPGFQHVENDELRANFERVWGVPVPPRRGWHLSDMFEAMERGELTALYVIGENPANSEADQHRTIERLRGLETLVVQDMIFTATAELADVVLPAAAGWCESEGTVTNSERRVQRVRRAVPPPPGVLDDLEILCELARRMGRDLGNPTAEELWDELRTLSPVHTGMSYARLEAEQGLQWPCYDESHPGEMYLHGRLWQRPVVGPRAPFACADHSPPVDELTDEFPLRLTTGRHLDSYNTGVQTGFYASPNRRPAGIDLHPEDGRRLGIAAGDLVRVISRRGAVVAPARFDAGLRPGLAFMTLHFPEQVATNELTIDAVDPLSGTSEFKATAVRIEPVGQPALV, encoded by the coding sequence GGCCCGACCACGTTCGGGCTGTTCAGTTGCTCCAAGACCACCAACGAGATGAACTATCTGGCGCAGAAGTTCGCGCGGACGGTGGTGGGCAGCAACAACATCGATAGCTGCAACCGCACCTGACACGCTCCCAGCGTCGTCGGTCTGGCGACGGTCTTTGGAATGGGCGGCGGCACCACCTCCTACCGGGAGATGGAGGAGACGGATCTCGTCATCCTCTGGGGGAGCAATGCCCGCGACGCGCATCCGATTTTCTTCCACCACGTGCTGAAGGGGATCCGCAACGGCGCGAAGCTCTACGTCGTGGATCCGCGGACGAGCTCGTCCGCCCAGTGGGCGGTCCCCGGGAACGGGCACCTGCAGCTCCACGTCGGCACGGACATCCCGCTGGCCAACGCCATGGCCCGGGAGATCCTGGCGGCGGGCCTCGAGAACCGCAGCTTCATCGAGCACGCGACCAGCGGCTTCGCGGAGCTCCGCCGCCACCTCGAGCCCTGGACGCTGGAGCGCGCCGAGGCCGTCACCGGCGTGCCCGCGGCACAGATCCGCGAGCTGGCTCATGCCTACGCCCGCGCCGATCGCGCCGTGATCTGCTGGACGCTCGGCATCACCGAGCACCACAACGCGGTGGACAACGTCCGCGCGCTGATCAATCTCAGCCTGCTCACCGGCCACGTCGGGCGCTACGGCTCCGGCGTCGCCCCCCTGCGCGGACAGAACAACGTCCAGGGCGGTGGCGACATGGGCGCCCTGCCCGACCGGCTGCCCGGCTTCCAGCATGTCGAGAACGACGAGCTGCGGGCGAATTTCGAGCGCGTCTGGGGCGTGCCCGTGCCGCCCCGGCGCGGCTGGCACCTCTCCGACATGTTCGAGGCCATGGAGCGCGGCGAGCTGACGGCCCTCTACGTGATCGGCGAGAACCCGGCCAACTCCGAGGCGGACCAGCACCGCACCATCGAGCGGCTGCGCGGCCTCGAGACCCTGGTGGTGCAGGACATGATCTTCACCGCCACCGCCGAGCTGGCGGACGTGGTGCTGCCGGCGGCCGCCGGCTGGTGCGAATCCGAGGGGACGGTGACCAACAGCGAGCGCCGCGTCCAGCGGGTGCGCCGGGCGGTGCCGCCGCCGCCAGGCGTTCTCGACGATCTCGAGATCCTCTGCGAGCTCGCCCGCCGTATGGGCCGCGACCTCGGCAACCCGACGGCCGAAGAGCTGTGGGACGAGCTGCGCACGCTTTCGCCGGTGCACACCGGCATGTCCTACGCGCGGCTGGAGGCGGAGCAGGGGTTGCAGTGGCCCTGCTACGACGAGTCTCACCCCGGCGAGATGTACCTGCACGGCCGGCTCTGGCAGCGGCCGGTCGTGGGGCCGCGGGCGCCCTTCGCCTGTGCGGATCACTCGCCGCCAGTCGATGAGCTGACCGACGAGTTCCCTCTCCGCCTGACCACCGGCCGGCATCTGGATTCCTACAACACCGGCGTGCAGACCGGCTTCTATGCCTCGCCGAACCGCCGGCCCGCCGGGATCGATCTCCATCCTGAGGACGGCCGGCGGCTGGGCATCGCCGCCGGGGATCTGGTGCGCGTGATCTCGCGCCGCGGCGCGGTGGTCGCCCCGGCGCGCTTCGATGCCGGACTGCGGCCCGGGCTCGCCTTCATGACCCTCCACTTCCCCGAGCAGGTGGCGACCAATGAGTTGACGATCGACGCCGTCGATCCGCTCTCCGGAACCTCGGAGTTCAAGGCGACGGCGGTGCGGATCGAGCCGGTGGGCCAGCCGGCTCTGGTCTAG
- a CDS encoding lysophospholipid acyltransferase family protein codes for MAPKVYQFTLPRLVQSVCFWTGWTLIRAILLCCVRVRRVGKFPADLPGGFILATNHNSHLDAHILGGLIPRKVDWLSRVEFFQHPLWAFLLHAVSAIPIHRQGVPVRAIRTAIRTLKAGGNIGICPEGEVRDGADSVIHGGQLKKGVGLLSRRTGAPVVPCVILGVQALCRVEPWLPARRGEVWMNVGQPIYPRLDLPAKEAREVLCLELEAQFCELYRQICQCHPAAGK; via the coding sequence TTGGCTCCCAAGGTTTATCAATTCACGCTGCCGCGACTCGTCCAAAGCGTCTGCTTTTGGACCGGCTGGACGCTGATCCGGGCCATCCTGCTCTGCTGTGTGCGGGTGCGCCGGGTGGGGAAATTTCCCGCCGATCTGCCCGGTGGATTCATCCTCGCGACGAATCATAACAGCCATCTCGACGCGCATATTTTGGGCGGCCTGATTCCACGCAAAGTGGACTGGCTGTCGCGTGTGGAATTTTTCCAGCATCCGCTCTGGGCTTTTTTGCTGCACGCGGTGAGTGCGATCCCAATCCACCGTCAGGGCGTGCCGGTGCGGGCGATCCGGACGGCGATCCGGACGTTGAAGGCTGGCGGCAACATTGGGATTTGTCCCGAGGGCGAGGTGCGCGATGGCGCGGACAGCGTGATCCATGGCGGCCAACTGAAGAAGGGAGTCGGGTTGTTATCTCGCCGGACCGGTGCGCCCGTGGTGCCCTGCGTGATTTTGGGCGTGCAAGCCCTCTGCCGCGTCGAGCCCTGGCTGCCCGCGCGCCGGGGTGAAGTCTGGATGAATGTGGGGCAGCCGATTTATCCGCGACTCGACTTGCCAGCCAAGGAGGCCCGCGAGGTTCTTTGTCTAGAATTAGAAGCTCAATTTTGCGAATTATACCGCCAAATCTGCCAATGCCATCCGGCCGCCGGGAAATAA
- a CDS encoding GAF domain-containing protein, translated as MQAELSPNEKRRLEVLQSYAVMDSEPEEAYDELTQMAAQICDTPIALISLVGEDLQWFKSRVNYSPLKTPRAESLCAHAILQDELFIVPDLQEDERFRDHPLTKAQRPMRFYAGVPLVAPEGVSLGTICVMDYEPRTLTPMQQQTLQVLSRMVMVKLDLRRKNYELSKSGAAQLHLSEDRLRIALDAAQLGTWDTAMDTRTTTWDQRARQQFGLQAEMSDPEYTLECIHPDDRKRVQMESQAARESADGIYKTEFRVIWPDGSIHWIACHGRVVFAGEGENRRAVRMTGVNRDITERRRAQIALQTKSELLTAVSESLEVFLALGDWSKALGRLLRCALDQTRSSYGFIAVLTDDRKELRVLAHEGMMNHPEASPAFTQMMEASFNEKGYLAFTKCDNLFGEVIHSGKVLITNEPMASGQPNLLPEGHPPLNTYLGVPILRGAEVVGMIALANRPEGYSTGEQSQMEMLVQQAGVLCDSYRQKERETLLKRDHESLEHQLRHSQKMEAIGQLAGGVAHDFNNLLTVITGHAELSLMQFPISGPQRDSLLQIAMAGERAAQLTRQLLTFSRRQLFQPQPVRINAIIEEIVKMLRRMVGENVTIEMELAPALPNVQADGGMIEQVLMNLVVNARDAMPSGGQIVIKTGTCVIDGAHSQLKIGAKPGRSVWLSVTDTGTGIDPEHLAHIFEPFYTTKEVGSGTGLGLATVYGIVQQHNGWMEVESEVGKGTTFTVLIPATTEAATGQGASNADDLRGGKETILLAEDEEFVRTLAKRVLEDLGYIVLEATTGAEALEVWEQHQSQIGLLLTDMVMPGKLSGRDVAEKIRLTHPQLPVIYSSGYSQELLKSGLELSDGITFLPKPYRPQALIETVREALDFGRKTASS; from the coding sequence ATGCAAGCCGAGCTTTCCCCCAATGAAAAACGCCGTCTCGAGGTGTTGCAAAGTTATGCTGTGATGGATTCCGAGCCGGAGGAGGCCTATGACGAACTCACCCAGATGGCTGCGCAAATTTGCGACACTCCGATCGCTTTGATCAGCCTCGTGGGCGAAGATCTGCAGTGGTTTAAGTCGCGCGTCAATTATTCGCCTCTGAAAACGCCGCGAGCCGAGTCGCTCTGCGCCCATGCGATTCTCCAAGATGAGTTGTTCATCGTTCCCGATCTGCAGGAGGACGAGCGGTTCCGCGATCATCCGCTGACCAAGGCGCAGCGCCCGATGCGTTTCTACGCCGGAGTCCCCCTCGTCGCACCGGAGGGAGTCAGTCTCGGGACGATTTGCGTGATGGATTACGAGCCGCGCACGCTCACACCCATGCAACAGCAGACGCTGCAGGTGCTGAGTCGCATGGTGATGGTGAAACTGGACTTGCGCCGGAAAAATTACGAGCTCTCCAAGAGTGGGGCAGCGCAGTTGCATCTTAGCGAGGACCGCCTGCGCATCGCCCTCGATGCCGCCCAACTCGGCACTTGGGACACGGCGATGGACACCCGCACCACGACTTGGGACCAGCGGGCGCGTCAACAATTTGGCTTGCAGGCGGAGATGTCGGACCCGGAGTACACCCTCGAATGCATTCATCCCGACGACCGGAAACGCGTCCAGATGGAATCCCAGGCAGCCCGCGAAAGTGCGGACGGTATCTATAAAACTGAGTTTCGCGTGATCTGGCCGGATGGCTCGATCCACTGGATCGCCTGCCATGGCCGGGTGGTATTTGCCGGCGAAGGCGAAAACCGGCGGGCCGTGCGCATGACCGGGGTCAACCGCGACATCACCGAACGCCGCCGGGCGCAGATCGCGCTGCAAACGAAGTCCGAGCTGCTCACTGCCGTCAGTGAATCGCTCGAAGTGTTCCTGGCCCTCGGCGATTGGAGCAAGGCGCTCGGACGGCTGCTGCGCTGTGCCTTGGATCAAACCCGAAGCAGTTACGGGTTTATCGCCGTGCTCACCGACGATCGCAAGGAACTCCGCGTCCTCGCCCACGAGGGAATGATGAACCACCCCGAAGCCTCGCCGGCGTTCACACAAATGATGGAGGCCAGCTTCAACGAAAAAGGTTATCTGGCGTTCACCAAGTGCGACAACCTCTTCGGGGAGGTGATTCATTCTGGAAAAGTCCTCATCACCAACGAGCCGATGGCATCCGGCCAACCGAATCTCCTGCCAGAGGGTCATCCGCCGCTCAACACCTATCTCGGCGTCCCGATTCTGCGCGGCGCCGAGGTCGTCGGCATGATTGCGCTGGCCAATCGCCCCGAGGGTTATTCCACAGGAGAGCAATCGCAAATGGAGATGCTCGTGCAACAGGCGGGCGTCCTCTGCGACAGCTACCGGCAAAAAGAGCGCGAGACGCTCCTGAAGCGCGACCACGAATCGCTCGAACACCAGCTTCGGCACTCTCAAAAAATGGAGGCCATCGGCCAGCTCGCCGGCGGTGTGGCCCACGATTTCAATAATCTGCTCACGGTCATCACCGGCCACGCCGAGCTGAGTCTCATGCAATTCCCCATCTCGGGTCCGCAGCGCGATTCGCTCCTCCAGATCGCCATGGCGGGCGAACGCGCGGCGCAGTTGACTCGCCAGTTGCTCACGTTTTCGCGGCGCCAGCTTTTCCAGCCGCAGCCGGTTCGCATCAATGCGATCATCGAGGAAATCGTAAAAATGCTCCGCCGCATGGTCGGCGAAAATGTCACCATTGAAATGGAACTCGCCCCTGCCCTGCCCAACGTCCAGGCCGATGGCGGGATGATTGAGCAAGTGCTCATGAATCTTGTGGTCAACGCCCGCGACGCGATGCCGAGTGGCGGTCAGATCGTCATCAAAACCGGCACCTGCGTGATCGACGGTGCCCATTCCCAACTCAAGATTGGGGCCAAACCCGGTCGCAGCGTCTGGCTCAGCGTCACCGACACAGGCACCGGGATCGATCCCGAGCATCTCGCCCATATTTTCGAGCCGTTTTACACGACGAAGGAAGTCGGCTCCGGAACCGGACTCGGCCTGGCCACGGTTTACGGCATCGTCCAGCAGCACAACGGCTGGATGGAGGTCGAAAGCGAAGTCGGAAAAGGCACGACTTTCACTGTGCTCATCCCGGCGACGACCGAGGCGGCGACAGGCCAGGGTGCCTCGAACGCCGACGATTTACGCGGTGGAAAAGAGACGATTCTCCTGGCGGAGGACGAGGAATTTGTCCGCACTCTCGCCAAGCGCGTGTTGGAAGACTTGGGTTACATCGTCCTGGAGGCCACGACCGGCGCCGAGGCGCTCGAAGTCTGGGAACAACACCAGAGTCAAATCGGACTCCTGCTCACCGACATGGTCATGCCCGGGAAATTATCCGGTCGCGATGTGGCAGAAAAAATTCGGCTCACGCACCCGCAGTTGCCAGTGATTTATTCGAGCGGTTACAGTCAGGAATTACTGAAATCCGGACTGGAACTGAGTGACGGCATTACTTTTCTGCCGAAACCGTATCGTCCGCAAGCGCTGATCGAAACCGTCCGAGAAGCCCTGGACTTCGGACGAAAAACTGCCTCCAGTTAG
- a CDS encoding response regulator: MAQLSAPNTQRITVRIVLQPKFAEQAASKPTILVIEDEPVLLSLARMVLENSGYHVLEASSGDEALALWKQKKDTVDLVLTDMIMPGSLSGTQVAQMMRADNPTLQVIYSSGYSMDSMVDSTGDSDPKSYLPKPYVPSTLIKAIKTKLETPKS; this comes from the coding sequence ATGGCACAACTTTCAGCCCCCAATACACAGCGCATCACCGTGCGCATCGTTCTTCAGCCCAAGTTTGCTGAGCAGGCCGCGAGCAAGCCGACCATCCTCGTCATTGAGGACGAGCCCGTCCTTCTCTCACTCGCCCGCATGGTGTTGGAAAACTCGGGTTATCACGTTTTGGAAGCGTCGTCCGGCGACGAGGCGCTCGCGCTCTGGAAGCAAAAGAAGGACACCGTCGATCTGGTTTTGACCGACATGATCATGCCTGGCAGCCTCTCCGGCACGCAAGTCGCCCAGATGATGCGCGCGGATAATCCCACTCTCCAGGTGATTTACAGCAGCGGCTACAGCATGGATTCGATGGTCGATTCCACGGGCGATTCCGACCCCAAGTCTTATCTGCCGAAGCCTTACGTGCCCTCGACCTTGATCAAGGCGATCAAGACCAAACTCGAGACGCCCAAATCCTGA
- the nuoF gene encoding NADH-quinone oxidoreductase subunit NuoF, whose translation MGQPGLKLLARVGRVDPTSLDDYRAAGGFHALRRAFEMGPAAVVKEVVEAKLVGRGGAAFPTGVKWQGARSTALPRYLICNADESEPGTFKDRYILHQDPHQLLEGMLISCWALNVHLAYLYIRGEFPEAAKIAEKAIEEARAKGFLGKNILGTGFDVEIYVHRGAGAYICGEETGLIESLEGKRAYPRIKPPYFPAVLGLYQCPTIVNNVETLCHVKHIVRMGGAEYAKIGRPNNTGTRIVCVSGDVVKPGYFEIEVGSITFGELINDFCGGMKPGRKLKGVIPGGSSAKVLRAGEKYKIKEKAADGSMVDKEIGLEDIRLDFDSLAAVGSMAGSGGVIVMDDTRDMVWVLNNINNFYAHESCGQCTPCREGSLWMKKITDRIVAGGGVDTDPAVLKNVADNIAGKTICAFGEACSWPTQSFLAKFPEEFSTKSLKPLPPPMPPEYTSEEIIEHDQIPTKLGARGAGLMAVDASK comes from the coding sequence ATGGGACAACCGGGCCTGAAGCTGCTCGCCCGCGTCGGCCGGGTGGATCCCACCAGTCTCGACGACTACCGCGCCGCCGGCGGCTTCCACGCCCTGCGCCGCGCCTTCGAGATGGGCCCCGCGGCGGTGGTCAAGGAGGTCGTCGAGGCCAAGCTCGTGGGGCGCGGCGGCGCCGCCTTCCCCACGGGAGTGAAGTGGCAGGGGGCGCGCTCGACGGCGCTGCCGCGCTACCTGATCTGCAACGCCGACGAGTCCGAGCCCGGCACTTTTAAGGATCGCTACATTCTGCATCAAGACCCGCATCAGCTTCTCGAAGGGATGCTCATCTCGTGCTGGGCACTGAATGTTCACCTCGCCTACCTCTACATTCGCGGGGAATTTCCCGAGGCGGCCAAGATTGCGGAAAAGGCCATCGAAGAGGCACGCGCCAAGGGTTTCCTCGGCAAAAACATCCTCGGCACTGGCTTCGACGTGGAGATTTACGTGCATCGCGGCGCGGGTGCTTACATTTGTGGCGAAGAAACCGGCCTCATCGAATCGCTCGAAGGAAAGCGCGCTTACCCGCGCATCAAGCCGCCGTATTTTCCGGCGGTGTTAGGTCTTTATCAGTGCCCGACGATTGTTAACAACGTCGAAACGCTCTGCCACGTGAAGCACATCGTGCGCATGGGCGGCGCGGAATACGCCAAAATCGGTCGCCCCAATAACACTGGAACTCGCATCGTCTGCGTTAGCGGCGACGTGGTGAAGCCGGGTTACTTTGAAATCGAAGTCGGCTCGATCACGTTCGGCGAACTCATCAACGACTTCTGCGGCGGCATGAAACCCGGTCGCAAACTGAAGGGCGTCATCCCCGGTGGCAGCTCAGCGAAGGTTCTTCGCGCAGGCGAAAAATACAAAATCAAAGAAAAAGCCGCCGACGGTTCGATGGTGGACAAAGAGATCGGGCTCGAAGACATCCGGCTCGACTTCGACTCGCTCGCCGCCGTTGGCTCGATGGCCGGCTCGGGCGGCGTGATCGTGATGGACGACACCCGCGACATGGTTTGGGTGCTGAACAACATCAATAATTTCTACGCCCACGAGAGCTGCGGCCAATGCACGCCGTGCCGCGAAGGCAGTCTCTGGATGAAAAAAATCACCGACCGCATCGTCGCTGGTGGTGGCGTGGACACCGATCCCGCGGTGCTGAAAAACGTCGCCGACAACATCGCGGGCAAGACGATTTGCGCGTTTGGCGAGGCGTGCAGTTGGCCGACGCAGAGCTTCCTCGCGAAGTTTCCCGAGGAGTTTTCGACGAAATCGCTCAAGCCGCTTCCACCGCCCATGCCGCCGGAATACACGTCAGAGGAAATCATCGAACACGACCAGATTCCGACCAAGCTCGGCGCTCGTGGAGCGGGTTTGATGGCGGTGGACGCCAGCAAATAA